One segment of Deltaproteobacteria bacterium HGW-Deltaproteobacteria-6 DNA contains the following:
- the fdnG gene encoding formate dehydrogenase-N subunit alpha, whose product MNVSRRGFLKLSGAVAAVSGLGISLTPVSAHAKDLKIKYAKETTTVCPYCSVGCSIIVSVRDGKVVNTEGDPDSPINRGSLCSKGGSIYQMAVNENRLGKPLYRAPFATAWKEVEWEWAFEKIAENVKKSRDASFKKTNAKGEIVNRTEGIASVGSAAMDLEECFTYQKFLRGLGLVYIEHQARIUHSPTVPALAESFGRGAMTNHWVDFKNADVLLIMGSNPASNHPVSWKWIQEAVDKRGAKIICVDPRFTQSAAKAHLYAPLRSGTDIAFLGGMIKYILDNKLYFEEYVKNYTNASFLVNPALKMPGENKGVFSGLTNGKYEKDTWSYQTDGSGVIKKDKSLKDPNCVFQLMKKHYSRYTPELVSRITGTPKDKLIDVYKLYGSTGKPDKAGVELYAMGWTQHTVGTQNIRTMCMIQLLLGNMGIAGGGVAAMRGEGNVQGSTDHGLLFHIWPGYIGAPTASLATLKEFNEKRTPQTKEKDSLNWWKNFPKYSASFLRSMYGANMSINDAYATMPKLDDGANYSWLMIFDQMYKEKFTGFFAWGMNPACSGAHSNKVRQALGKLDWMVNVNLFDNETGSFWRGPGMDPTKIKTEVFMLPCASSIEKEGSIANSGRLMQWRYKAVSPVGDALPDGDIMSEILFKIKDLYEKKDGPHKEALTKLTWPYGKMVGKHFHYEPRMVAAEISGFFLEDKKVENPTKKGEFKEFKKGDPVPTFAWLQDDGSTSSGCWVYCGSVGEKGNLAMRRGQVDATGLGLFPEWAWSWPVNRRIIYNGASVDPEGKPWDPSRAVIKWNGEKWVGDVPDGVGDPGKGRPPFIMKPDGVASLYGPGLTDGPFPEHYEPLECPVEKNLMSPQKNNPVIKRFDKKGVGSDLDVYSGVDSCDPRFPFIGCTYRVSEHWQTGVLTRWCPWLAEMQPGMFVEISKELAKLKDINNGDKCIVSSARGEVEATAIVTPRFKPFIIDGDTNNPIHEVGIPWHFGWITTKDRTYNPGDKKAEVFTHGDAANLLVPTIGDANTMIPESKAFMVNVVKKGVK is encoded by the coding sequence ATGAACGTCAGCAGAAGAGGTTTCTTGAAGCTTTCCGGAGCTGTCGCAGCGGTAAGTGGTTTGGGCATAAGCCTGACGCCGGTATCCGCGCATGCAAAGGACTTGAAGATCAAGTACGCCAAAGAAACCACCACCGTTTGTCCTTACTGTTCTGTGGGATGCAGTATCATCGTATCCGTACGCGACGGGAAGGTCGTCAACACAGAGGGAGATCCCGATAGCCCCATCAATAGAGGTTCCCTGTGCAGCAAGGGCGGTTCCATCTATCAGATGGCCGTGAATGAGAATCGTCTGGGCAAGCCGCTTTACCGCGCACCTTTTGCCACTGCATGGAAAGAAGTCGAGTGGGAATGGGCGTTTGAAAAGATTGCTGAAAACGTCAAGAAAAGCCGTGACGCCAGTTTCAAAAAAACAAACGCAAAGGGTGAAATCGTCAACCGTACGGAAGGCATTGCCTCTGTCGGTTCGGCAGCGATGGATCTCGAAGAATGCTTCACGTATCAAAAATTCTTAAGGGGGTTGGGCCTTGTTTATATTGAACATCAGGCCCGTATCTGACACAGTCCAACTGTACCGGCTCTGGCAGAGTCGTTCGGACGTGGCGCAATGACCAATCACTGGGTTGATTTTAAGAATGCTGATGTTCTCCTGATCATGGGGAGCAACCCCGCTTCCAATCATCCCGTATCCTGGAAATGGATCCAGGAGGCAGTCGATAAGCGCGGCGCAAAGATCATTTGTGTCGATCCGCGCTTTACGCAATCGGCGGCAAAAGCTCATTTGTATGCACCTCTTCGTTCAGGAACGGATATCGCTTTCCTAGGCGGCATGATTAAATACATTCTGGACAACAAACTGTATTTCGAAGAGTATGTGAAAAACTATACCAACGCTTCCTTCCTGGTCAATCCGGCGCTCAAAATGCCCGGTGAGAACAAAGGCGTATTCTCCGGTCTGACCAACGGAAAGTATGAAAAAGATACCTGGTCATATCAGACAGATGGCTCGGGTGTGATTAAGAAAGACAAGAGCCTGAAAGACCCCAACTGTGTCTTCCAGCTGATGAAAAAACATTATTCCCGTTACACCCCGGAACTCGTGTCAAGGATCACGGGAACCCCCAAGGACAAGCTGATTGACGTTTACAAACTCTACGGATCAACCGGCAAGCCGGACAAGGCCGGCGTAGAGCTTTACGCGATGGGCTGGACACAGCATACAGTCGGTACGCAGAACATCCGGACGATGTGCATGATCCAGTTGCTTTTAGGCAACATGGGCATCGCGGGCGGCGGTGTTGCGGCAATGCGTGGCGAAGGCAACGTGCAGGGTTCCACTGATCACGGTCTGTTGTTCCACATCTGGCCTGGCTATATCGGAGCTCCCACGGCATCGCTTGCCACCCTCAAAGAATTCAATGAGAAGCGCACACCGCAAACCAAGGAAAAAGATTCCCTCAACTGGTGGAAGAATTTCCCGAAGTATTCGGCAAGCTTCCTGCGCTCCATGTACGGCGCGAATATGAGCATTAATGATGCTTACGCGACGATGCCCAAACTGGACGACGGTGCGAACTATTCCTGGCTGATGATTTTCGATCAGATGTACAAGGAAAAGTTCACAGGCTTCTTTGCCTGGGGCATGAACCCCGCATGCAGCGGCGCCCACTCCAATAAAGTTCGCCAGGCACTCGGTAAGCTGGACTGGATGGTCAACGTCAATCTGTTCGATAATGAAACCGGTTCCTTCTGGCGTGGTCCCGGCATGGATCCCACCAAGATCAAGACGGAAGTCTTCATGCTGCCCTGCGCATCTTCAATCGAAAAAGAAGGCAGCATTGCCAACAGCGGCCGGTTGATGCAGTGGCGCTATAAAGCAGTCAGCCCCGTGGGCGATGCCCTGCCGGACGGCGACATTATGAGTGAAATCCTCTTCAAAATTAAGGACCTTTACGAAAAGAAAGATGGTCCGCACAAAGAAGCGCTTACAAAGTTAACCTGGCCCTATGGTAAAATGGTTGGAAAACATTTCCATTACGAGCCCCGCATGGTGGCGGCCGAAATCAGCGGCTTCTTCCTTGAGGATAAGAAAGTGGAAAACCCGACCAAGAAAGGCGAATTCAAGGAATTCAAGAAGGGCGATCCCGTTCCGACATTTGCCTGGCTGCAGGATGATGGTTCCACGTCATCGGGGTGCTGGGTTTATTGCGGTTCCGTCGGCGAAAAAGGCAACCTGGCCATGCGCCGCGGGCAAGTCGATGCAACAGGTCTGGGTCTGTTCCCTGAATGGGCCTGGTCGTGGCCGGTCAACCGCCGCATTATTTACAACGGCGCGTCCGTTGACCCGGAAGGCAAACCATGGGATCCGTCCCGTGCCGTCATTAAATGGAACGGTGAAAAATGGGTCGGCGATGTTCCGGACGGCGTAGGCGATCCTGGTAAAGGGCGGCCGCCTTTCATCATGAAACCGGACGGCGTGGCCAGTCTGTATGGTCCAGGGTTAACCGACGGTCCTTTCCCGGAACATTATGAACCGCTGGAATGCCCGGTGGAGAAGAACCTCATGTCTCCGCAGAAAAATAACCCGGTCATCAAACGTTTCGACAAGAAGGGTGTGGGGTCGGATCTGGATGTTTACTCGGGTGTGGACAGTTGCGATCCGCGCTTCCCGTTCATCGGTTGCACCTATCGTGTCAGCGAGCACTGGCAGACGGGCGTTCTGACCCGCTGGTGTCCGTGGCTGGCTGAAATGCAGCCTGGCATGTTTGTTGAAATCAGTAAGGAGTTAGCCAAGCTTAAAGACATCAACAACGGTGATAAATGTATTGTAAGTTCGGCGCGCGGGGAAGTGGAAGCCACGGCCATCGTCACGCCGCGTTTCAAGCCGTTCATCATCGATGGGGATACCAATAATCCCATTCACGAAGTCGGCATTCCCTGGCATTTCGGATGGATCACAACAAAAGACCGGACATATAACCCCGGCGATAAAAAAGCCGAGGTCTTTACGCATGGTGATGCGGCGAACCTCCTGGTTCCGACCATCGGCGATGCCAACACTATGATTCCGGAGAGTAAAGCCTTCATGGTGAATGTTGTGAAGAAGGGGGTGAAGTAA